The Kiritimatiellia bacterium genome includes the window TCGAGACTCACCCCGCACTGTTGATGGCGAATACGGGCGTTGAATCCTTTCCGGAAGGCGAATCAGCGGTGCGTTCCATCGCTCAGGCTTCAGGCTGGATCGAGCCGGATCCCTATCCTGTTCGCGTTCCGGCTTTGATCGATGGGTTTATCGCCAGTGTGGAGGTATTGGAGGGTCAGGCGGTCCGCGCTGGAGACCTGCTTGCTCGATTCGATGAGACCAATTTCCGGTTGGCTGTGACGCGGGCGGAGGCCGAGTGGAAGGCTGCCCGCGCGGAGGCCGAGGCTGCCGAAATCGAGCACGAGCAGATGAAAGCCGAGTGGCTGGCCGCGGAGGCGCGGCGCAAGGCCGCGCAGGATCGTGCCCGTCGTGCGCAGGCCTTGCAGGATTCCTATCTGGCCGAGGCGGAACGCGTCGCGGCGGTCCTCGAAGAAGAGGAAGCCTCCGCCGAGGTTGAGGCGGCAAGGCTCAAGCTCGAATCCCATCAGCGGCTGATCGACCGCCTGCGCGCTCTTGAAGAACGAACCCACGCGGAGCTTGAACAGGCGCGAATCGACCTGGAGCGCACGCGCATCGTCTCGCCCATCGACGGGATCGTGCTGCGGCGCCATGTCAGCCCCGGCATGAAACGGATGGTGGCCTCTGACGAACCGGATGGGTCCACCATTATGACGCTGTACGATCCGAAACGCCTGCAGGTTCGCGCCGATGTTCCCTTGGCGGAGGCGGGAAAGCTCCAGACGGGCATGGCGGCGCGAATCACTTCGGCCGCGTTTCCCGACCGGGTTTTCACGGGTGTGGTCACACGAATCGTTGGCGAGGCCGACCTCTCCCGTAACACGCTGCAGGTGAAGGTCGCACTGTTCGATCCGGATCCACGCATGCGCCCGGAGATGCTCTGCCGAGTCGAATTCGTGGCAACGGAACGGGGTGCCCGCGCGCAGGTGCCGTCCGCTTCCCTCTGGATTCCCAAGGTGGCGCGTCAGACCGATTCGCAGGGCGGCTCCTTTGTCTGGGTGGTCGACGCCTTACGGGGTATTGCTGAGCCGAGGACCATACGTCTCTCCGGCGAGGAGAGGGACGGCTGGGTCCGAGTGATCGAAGGTCTGCGCGCAGGGGAAAAGGTGGTGATCCGAGGCGTCGAGCGGCTTCGCCCGGGGGCTCGGGTGGCGGAGAAACGAGTCGATTCCAAAGGAGGCGTCACGTGAACAGCAAGGATGGTCTGCTCGTCATCTGCCGGGGCGTGACCCGGCGCTTTCGAAAAGGTCCGGTTTGGGTCACGCCGCTGGAGAATCTGGATTTGGAAATTCCTCGTGGCGATTTTCTCGCGCTGATGGGCCCATCTGGGTCGGGCAAGTCGACGCTGCTCAACCTGCTTGCGGGCATCGACCAGCCCACAGCGGGCGAGATCATCATCGACGGCGCAGCGATCCATGCAATGTCCCGCGGCGCGCTCGCCGCATGGCGCGCGCGGACGGTTGGTTACATATTCCAGCTTTATCACCTCGTTCCAACATTGACCGCATTCGAAAATGTGGAGCTGCCGCTGCTGCTCCATCCGATGAGCCGGCGGGAGCGCAGCGAACGCGTGGAAGCGGCCCTTTCACTCGTAGGTCTCTCAGACCGCATGCATCACTTTCCGCGTGAACTCTCGGGCGGCCAGGAGCAGCGGGTCGCCATCGCGAGAGCGATCGTGGCCGACCCTCCCCTCATCGTCGCGGACGAGCCTACGGGCGATTTGGATCGCGAATCGGCCGATGCAGTTCTTGGGCTACTCGGGCGACTGAACCGTGAACGGGGAAAAACGATCGTGATGGTCACCCACGACGCCCGCGCCGCGTCGGCCGCGTCGCGCGTGCTGCATCTGGAGAAAGGCAAATTGCTGGAGGCCTCAGCATGCAACTGAACGGAAAAACGCTCATCAATATGATCCCGCTGGCAGCCAAGCAGGTTGTCCGCAGCCGCATGCGCGCGCTACTGACCGCGGCAGGCATTGCGATGGGAATGTTTGTGTTTGCCGCCGTGGAGACGCTCCGATCCGCCGTCGCGCGCGCGACGACCCTGGGCGCCGAGGATACCACGCTCGTCGTGTACCGGGAGAATCGGTATTGCCCCGCAGCGAGCCGTTTGCCGCTGCATTATGAGGACGAGATTCGGCGTGTGCCCGGCGTTCGGGAGGTAATTCCGATCCAGATCGTCGTGAACAATTGCGGGGCGAGCCTCGATGTCATCACGTTCCGCGGCGTTCCGCCCCGCCAGCTTCTTCGGTACGCGCCGGAAATCCGGATCGTGCGCGGATCACTGGAAGATTGGATGCGCGCCGATGACGGCGCCCTAATTGGAGAACAGTTTGCAAAACGCCGCGGCCTGGCGCCCGGCGATGTCTTTCAAGCGGCGGGTGTCCGCGTTCGAATTTCGGGCATTTTGTCCTCGCCGAACCCGCAGGACAATTCGGTGGCCTATGTGCATCTGCCATTTTTGCAACAGGCGAGCGGCCGCGGGCTTGGCGAGGTGACCCAATTCAACGTGCGCGTGGAGGATCCCTCGGAGCTTCTTGCGGTGGCTGACGCGATCGACGCTCGCTTTCGGTCGGCCCCTGAGCCCACGAAAACTACGCCTGAAAAGGCGTTTTTCGCGCAGGCTGCGAGCGACCTCGTGGAACTGTCCGATTATTCGAAGTGGATCGGTTATGGCGCCGTGGTCGCGGTGCTGGGCCTTATCGGGAATGCCGTCCTGCTCGCGGTTCGCGGTCGGGTGCGAGAGGTGGCTATCGTACAGACGCTCGGCTACTCATCCGGCGCGGTGGCGTGGCTGGTCCTTCTGGAGGGCATTCTGCTAGGGCTGGCGGGCGGCGCGGCGGGCGCGGGCGCGGCCTGGATCTTTTTTGAGGCGGGCCGTTTCACCTTTGGAAACGAGGGACAGATTATCTCGCTCACGGCTGATCCCCGCCTGCTCGCAGACTGCCTGGGTATCGCGCTGGGGCTGGGCGCTGCAGCGGCGGCGGCGCCGGCGTGGATTGCCGCCCGCACACCCATTGTGGCGAGTCTCCGGAGCTGAGCCATGGCGCTTCTCCCCCTGCAGTATGCGGTGCGGAATCTGTATCGGTCCGTTTCGAGGCTAGTTCAACTGATCCTCGGCAGCGCGCTGGTCGTGTTCCTTGCGATGGGCGCGCATGCGCTGAATGAGGGCATGCGGCGGATGCTCGCCGCCAGCGGTAGCGAGAAAAATGTCCTGATCCTTGGCGCGGGTAGCGAGGAAAGCACACAGCGCAGCGAAATCCCCGCGCGCGCGGCGGGGATCGCGGAGGCGAGCATCGCGGGCGCCTATGCTCCGCTCGGCGTCCGGGCCTTTTCGCCGCAGATTGTGCACATGACCGAAGTCGGCGTCGCTGGCATTC containing:
- a CDS encoding efflux RND transporter periplasmic adaptor subunit — encoded protein: MDHQVDSNKSFDRLQGLPAADRKRRRAAGPVLVPTLLVIGFCALTIAVFGDRLRPRVPVETHPALLMANTGVESFPEGESAVRSIAQASGWIEPDPYPVRVPALIDGFIASVEVLEGQAVRAGDLLARFDETNFRLAVTRAEAEWKAARAEAEAAEIEHEQMKAEWLAAEARRKAAQDRARRAQALQDSYLAEAERVAAVLEEEEASAEVEAARLKLESHQRLIDRLRALEERTHAELEQARIDLERTRIVSPIDGIVLRRHVSPGMKRMVASDEPDGSTIMTLYDPKRLQVRADVPLAEAGKLQTGMAARITSAAFPDRVFTGVVTRIVGEADLSRNTLQVKVALFDPDPRMRPEMLCRVEFVATERGARAQVPSASLWIPKVARQTDSQGGSFVWVVDALRGIAEPRTIRLSGEERDGWVRVIEGLRAGEKVVIRGVERLRPGARVAEKRVDSKGGVT
- a CDS encoding ABC transporter ATP-binding protein — encoded protein: MNSKDGLLVICRGVTRRFRKGPVWVTPLENLDLEIPRGDFLALMGPSGSGKSTLLNLLAGIDQPTAGEIIIDGAAIHAMSRGALAAWRARTVGYIFQLYHLVPTLTAFENVELPLLLHPMSRRERSERVEAALSLVGLSDRMHHFPRELSGGQEQRVAIARAIVADPPLIVADEPTGDLDRESADAVLGLLGRLNRERGKTIVMVTHDARAASAASRVLHLEKGKLLEASACN
- a CDS encoding ABC transporter permease — its product is MQLNGKTLINMIPLAAKQVVRSRMRALLTAAGIAMGMFVFAAVETLRSAVARATTLGAEDTTLVVYRENRYCPAASRLPLHYEDEIRRVPGVREVIPIQIVVNNCGASLDVITFRGVPPRQLLRYAPEIRIVRGSLEDWMRADDGALIGEQFAKRRGLAPGDVFQAAGVRVRISGILSSPNPQDNSVAYVHLPFLQQASGRGLGEVTQFNVRVEDPSELLAVADAIDARFRSAPEPTKTTPEKAFFAQAASDLVELSDYSKWIGYGAVVAVLGLIGNAVLLAVRGRVREVAIVQTLGYSSGAVAWLVLLEGILLGLAGGAAGAGAAWIFFEAGRFTFGNEGQIISLTADPRLLADCLGIALGLGAAAAAAPAWIAARTPIVASLRS